The genomic region aatttatattggagaaaaatgacatttatttatatgtgttaaATGAGTTAAGTCGTGTCAAAACAAGTCAATATATCTTCATAAGGATAATGAATCGGGTCATTTGGGGCAATTGCGGGTCAAGCAACACAGTACAAAATTGATTCAATTATTACTTGTTAAAGCGAATCAACTTAAGCCTGAGGGTGCACATGATGTGATAGTGGATGTTGATGAATATGCTTTTGATCAGTCTTCCATGGTGCATGAAGACAAACAATTTGCTAAAGTGGAGAAAGTGGATACCATGGTGCATCCTAGGGTTCAAGGCAAGATTGTGGTGATTTTACACATTGATTTTGTCATCTTAGAAGAATTTAATGATGAAATGGAATGTAAAATTTCACTATTCTTCGTGCTCCCAAAGGTGGTTCCTATATTGAGGCAAAAATTGCAGGCTAGAATTTTGATCATTCTccattttaaaacttgaggTCAAGTTTACTCCATCTAGAGGAGTAAGATGTAGGataccaaaattttttgttttaatttgcaattaattttgtttttgaatttggttatcATTGTTGACGGTTATTAGGGATTTGATTAGATGTTTTcccgatatatatatatatatatatatatatatatatatatatattaataggtaaatctgagagaaaatccaattagatatcaaattagaattcaattagagtttaattttgcatcgtgtgtcccatctaatctaagtttttaaaatttgagttaagttaattaattcaatttaaaaattgaaattcaattagagtttaatatTGCATCACATGTCTCATATAatgtaagttttttaatttttgtaccaagtaAATTAATTCAATGTAGAAAACAAGgagttcaatataaatatagcataaaaaaccaaatcatatatatataccatgACTATATACAATCGATTACTAactaggttatatatatatatatatatatatatatatataacctacgcttagagaaaatttaattagattcaaaattgaattttgcttttgttagctttccatataaattaaattatttagatttttaatgttatttttttctctgaactaatgagcatattttttatactgttctatttagatattttgtatgCTAAGATCTTGAATGtaacaaattgtaattgagTTGAACGATTTTATGCACCTATTCAcattcaatttaggagatactatttgatcaatttattcttttatttttgtgttgtatttagtaaAATTTCACCAACAGTcattgtgaattgatattgcATATGTAGTCTCcaatagtaatttttaaaataatataataatagtagtataatgagaaacttagcgtagctaatatcatgaaaattgccaaaaaaaaaaaaaaaagctactttaGTACCTTCAAATGTTTTGGtcaaactaatattttatatgttttataacCCAAGCTAACATCAATAGCGTTACTACAATTCATCACGGGTTACATCCTTGTTAGTATAATCCCTAAAACCTATTTAATTGGCATTTATTTAATCATGAAAAATGGATGAATTTGAATAAGATCAATTATTATGAGTTGAGATGTGTCTCTTACTTTGTTCCCTGTATTTGGTTGTGATGCCAACTGTCCTAAGGTGGTGATGCCTAGGGTTTGTAGTCAAATTCTTAGTAGTGTAGCATAGGGTTCAAAGGAAAATGCTTTACACCTAGCCTAAGGTAAAGTCTGTCTtttctttatctctcttttttatacTGTTGCCAGTCAACAAAATAATTCATTGGCCGACAAAGTTGAATCATAAAACAAATTCACTTTGTGAAAAGTAAACACAAGTgtccattttttcttcttttgcagGTACAACTCCCTTCTGCTAACATCTAAGTTGGTAAGTTTATTTGttaagtaaaatttttcaaatgtATAACTGTAATTCTGTATAATAAACCGACGAAAATAAACTCAATTAACAAGATAAATTCCTTCTCTCACCCACTTTTTCAGTATTTGGTGGGAGCCACCACAACTGATAGCACAGGTGCAAAAGAGCCATAAAATCTCAATTATTGTGCTTCCTGGAAAAACCGCAATGGCCATGTCTGGGATCCACCACTACGACGCGCAATTATTGATTCACCTAATTGAAATCAATTCAATGGTTCACCTTTGATTCACACTCAGTGGTAAACGACCTTTCTGCTACACGTCTTACAAGCAAAAGAGGAAGTATTTTGAGAGTTtctgcaaaaacaaaaaacactttCACAGTTcacatttctctctcactctctcttggTTCTCTTGTTTGCATTCTCTTGCCTTTGGTTTTTCACCACTCACGTCttttgcaaagaagaaagcatgGCCGGGGCTTTGGTGGGTGGAGCATTTCTCTCTGCATTCCTTCAGGTGGCGTTTGAGAGACTGGCTTCTCGTGATTTTCGAGACTTTCTCAAGGGAAGGAAAGACATTGATGGATTGCTAAAAAAGTTGAAGATGTTGCTGAGGTCTGCTAATGTGGTGCTCGTTGATGCGGAGGACAACCAATATACAAACCCTGATGTGAAAGAGTGGCTGGCCGATCTTCAAGATGCTGTTTATGACGCGGATGACCTTCTAGATGAGATTGCCTTGCGGTGCAAGTTACAAGCTGAGTCTCAAACTGGCACTAGTGAGGTACGGAACTTCATCACTGCTTTTGTTGATTCATTTGACAAAGAAATACCATTTAAGCTAGAAAAGATTCTGGCAGACTTAGATAGTATAATAGATCAAATGGGTATTCTTAGTCTGAAAAAGGATATCGTTGGAGTAAAATTATCATCACCGCCCTCACAAACAAAAACTTCTTGCCCCGAAACATGTGATATGATTGGTAGAGATATGGATAAAGAAGAGATATTTAAGTTGTGGCAATTAGATGTTGCAAGTAAGATATGTGTTGTGCCCATAGTGGGTATGGGTGGGATCGGTAAATCAACACTTGCTCAGTTTGTATTCAATGacgaaaaagttaaaaagagttTTGACCTCAAAGCATGGGTTTATGtttcagaaaattttgataatctTGAGATATTAAAAGCTATTTATGAGGGGATCAATGGTGCTGCTAGTAACGTTCAGTACCTGCAATCGTTggaaattgaaattcaaaagaCTTTAAAAGGGAagaaattttttcttgttttagatGATGTTTGGAATGAAAATTATGGTGTTTGGGACAATTTCATTAAAGTTTTTAAATGTGAGGCACAAGAGGTTAAGATCATTGTTACTACACGAAGTGAAAAAGTTGCAAGAGTAGTCACGGATTCAACTCATTATTTTCTAAATGAACTCTCAAATGAGGATtgtatgaaaatatttgttcatTCTGCATTTGGAAATAGAAATCCCAATGAATTTACACACTTGTTGGAAATTGGTAAAGAGATTGTTAAAAAGTGTAGAGGCTTGCCGTTGGCTGCAAAAACACTTGGGGGTTCATTgcgttcaaattttaataaaaatgattgGATTAAGATTTGGAAGTGTCATATTTGGGATTCACTAGATGCAAAAACTAATATCTTTCCAGCATTAAGACTGAGCTATCATTACATTCCTTCACATTTGAAGCGATGCTTTGCTTATTGCTCAATTTTCccaaaagattatgaatttgaAAAGGAGGAGTTGATCCTTTTGTGGATGGCAGAAGGTTTATTGCAGCAACCCAAAGAAGGTAGGCAAATAGAATTAGAAGAAATAGGTGAAGAATACTTTAATGATTTAGTATCAAGGTCATTTTTTCAACAATCAAGTATGTCTAAATCATGTTTCTTAATGCATGATCTTATCAATGACTTAGCAAAATCTATATGTGGGAAATCTTGTTTCAGATTGGGGGAGAGTAATGAGTCCAATGAAATAACAAAAGAGACACGTCATTTGTCATATTACAAAGATAGCTCTTATGACTCTAAGAAATTTGAGATCCCTTCAGAAGCTAAGGATGCTAAGGGTTTGCGAACCTTATTGGTAAAAAGCCACACACCAATTTGGTATCTTAAAGATAAAAACTTAGTGATGATAGATCTTAATTTGTTTCAGAATTTTAAGTGCTTACGAGTGTTATCATTGTATGGTGCATGCATAAAGGAGTTACCAATTACTGTTGATAACTTGATACATCTACGTTATTTAAACACTTGTAACACTGGGATCAAAGACTTGCCCGATTCATTATGTAACTTGTATCATTTGCAAACCTTGATATTGTCAAAGTACATCACCAAGTTGCCTACCAACATGAGTAAACTAATCAACTTGCGCTACCTAGATAATAGTGAAGCCAAAATGGAAGAGATGCCACCACACATGgataaattgaaaaatctcaaaaaattacTTGTTTTTGGTGTGGGCAAACATGATGATGGGTCCAGTATTAAAGAGTTGGGGGAGCTACAGCATCTTTCTGGAAAATTGTCTCTGTTGAACTTGGAAAACGTTCAATGCATTAATAAAGATACTACGGAGGTTATATTAAAGAATAAGCAAGATTTATCTGAGTTGAAGTTGGAATGGAAACGTGGTCATGGCGCTGAAGATTCAGAAAAGGAAAGAATTTTACTTGAGCAGTTGTGTCCTCATACAAACTTGAATTCTCTCACCATCACTAATTATGAGAGTACAAGCTTTCCAAAATGGTTAGGAGACTCGTCATTCTCTAAAATGGTGTCCATAAAGCTTCGTAATTGTGATAATTGCTTCTCCTTGCCTCCGCTTGGACAGCTACCTGACCTCAAGAGCCTTCAAATTGAATGTTTTGGAAAACTATCAAGTGTGGGCCCTGAGTTCTACGGGAATACGATTAACCCGTTCAGAGTCCTTGAGTGTTTATCATTTCAAAATATGCCAGAGTGGCAGGTGTGGGTCATATTTGAAGGTGAAATTTTCTCTCGTCTTCGAGAACTTTCTATTAATGATTGTCCCAAGCTAAGTGGGGGTCTGCCCGTTCAACTTCCCTCTTTGACCCTACTTGATATTAGTCGGTGTGAGCAGCTTGTTGCTTCGCTTCCTAACTCTCCTGCTCTCCATAAATTAGTATGCGTGGGGAAAATACAGATTCCAAGTGGTCATGACTATCAATCACTTAAAAGTGTTGTCATAACGAGTGGCAGTGATTCAATTTTGTCATTGCCACCAGAATTTGCTTCCCTGAGTTCCCTCACTCATTTGGAACTCTGTATGTGCCGTGATTTAGTTTCCTTTCCCAGCGGAGGACTGTGCTCTCCAAATTTGTCTGAGATTGTAATCCAACATTGCAGAAACTTAAAGTCACTGCCTGAAGGGATGAACACCCTCCTCCCATCTCTCGTGCGTTTGGAACTGCAATCGTGTCCAGAACTGGAATCGTTTCCCGAGGGAGGTTTGCCCTCCAGCTTAGAAAGTCTTACCATATGGCGGTGCGAGAAACTCATTTCCCGTCGCATGGAATTGGGATTGCAAGGTCTTCACTCTCTCAGAAGTTTCGCAATTTATGATCATTACAACGAATTGGAGTCCTTTCCAGAGGAGGCGTTGCTGCCTCCTAATCTTACCGATTTCACCATCGATTATTCACCAAATCTAAAATCGCTCAATGGTAAGGGGTTTCAACCCCTTACCTCTCTTAAAAACTTGAGGATTTGTGACTGCAAGAATCTCGACTGCTTACTAGAAGACGTTTTGCCTACCTCTCTTTGTGAGCTAGATATTTCTGGTTGCCCTTTGTTGGAAGAACGGTATGGAAACGAGAAAGGGGAGGGCCGAGTCAAGATCGCCCACATCCCCAGAATATACATAACTTGATTGAGCTACGAGTCGAAGAATGCTTCTGCCAAGGTACTAATTCTCATTTTTGTTAATTCCCATCAAGCTACAGTGAAAAGTTTAAATCTTTTTCaccaaaatcattttatttcatctaattttttaatgccaagcTTTTAagtattatttctttttaaattaatatataggtgaatatttcattaaaaaccCGAAAGTATGTTTATAAACACTTAATCATAAGCTCTATAGACCATATATTATAAACCACAggtttagttttagttttagtgtgttatttaattgtaaattacaaaaaaaaaaaaactccccaACATACAGaactatatacatatataaaggaAGCATTAGATCATGCTACAGTTGAAATATTTGAACTAGGTGATTTTCAACATTGTTATATATGCTCATTTCATTGCCTTTTCTTTTGCAGTGTTACTTTTACTTGTAAATAACAAGTGTCTTACACACCCGCTGTCAATTTCATGCCACTGCTAGCTGCTGATCCTTCTGCATTGTGTATGAATTCCTAAATGtcaattctccaaaaaaaaaaaaaaaaaaaaacctccaaaatATCTGATTAGTTTTCAAGTCACTGTAAAAGCTCATCCTTTACTCTCATTCTTGCCGGAGATGCTCTTGCCTCATTATACATTCACTACATTTCTACTATGGACTTCTGAAATGCAAGACAAAGACTTTTGTGAATGTTTAAGCTAAGGTAAT from Castanea sativa cultivar Marrone di Chiusa Pesio chromosome 11, ASM4071231v1 harbors:
- the LOC142615219 gene encoding putative disease resistance RPP13-like protein 1, with the protein product MAGALVGGAFLSAFLQVAFERLASRDFRDFLKGRKDIDGLLKKLKMLLRSANVVLVDAEDNQYTNPDVKEWLADLQDAVYDADDLLDEIALRCKLQAESQTGTSEVRNFITAFVDSFDKEIPFKLEKILADLDSIIDQMGILSLKKDIVGVKLSSPPSQTKTSCPETCDMIGRDMDKEEIFKLWQLDVASKICVVPIVGMGGIGKSTLAQFVFNDEKVKKSFDLKAWVYVSENFDNLEILKAIYEGINGAASNVQYLQSLEIEIQKTLKGKKFFLVLDDVWNENYGVWDNFIKVFKCEAQEVKIIVTTRSEKVARVVTDSTHYFLNELSNEDCMKIFVHSAFGNRNPNEFTHLLEIGKEIVKKCRGLPLAAKTLGGSLRSNFNKNDWIKIWKCHIWDSLDAKTNIFPALRLSYHYIPSHLKRCFAYCSIFPKDYEFEKEELILLWMAEGLLQQPKEGRQIELEEIGEEYFNDLVSRSFFQQSSMSKSCFLMHDLINDLAKSICGKSCFRLGESNESNEITKETRHLSYYKDSSYDSKKFEIPSEAKDAKGLRTLLVKSHTPIWYLKDKNLVMIDLNLFQNFKCLRVLSLYGACIKELPITVDNLIHLRYLNTCNTGIKDLPDSLCNLYHLQTLILSKYITKLPTNMSKLINLRYLDNSEAKMEEMPPHMDKLKNLKKLLVFGVGKHDDGSSIKELGELQHLSGKLSLLNLENVQCINKDTTEVILKNKQDLSELKLEWKRGHGAEDSEKERILLEQLCPHTNLNSLTITNYESTSFPKWLGDSSFSKMVSIKLRNCDNCFSLPPLGQLPDLKSLQIECFGKLSSVGPEFYGNTINPFRVLECLSFQNMPEWQVWVIFEGEIFSRLRELSINDCPKLSGGLPVQLPSLTLLDISRCEQLVASLPNSPALHKLVCVGKIQIPSGHDYQSLKSVVITSGSDSILSLPPEFASLSSLTHLELCMCRDLVSFPSGGLCSPNLSEIVIQHCRNLKSLPEGMNTLLPSLVRLELQSCPELESFPEGGLPSSLESLTIWRCEKLISRRMELGLQGLHSLRSFAIYDHYNELESFPEEALLPPNLTDFTIDYSPNLKSLNGKGFQPLTSLKNLRICDCKNLDCLLEDVLPTSLCELDISGCPLLEERYGNEKGEGRVKIAHIPRIYIT